Proteins from a single region of Chryseobacterium scophthalmum:
- a CDS encoding cation:proton antiporter, which produces MGKYRNIIFYVATIIFFSALMYWFFVEGKTLEIGENIPPSKVTGNTMWENFTDSFLSNLHHPLALLLAQIVTIILVAKLFGWICVKLKQPSVIGEMIAGIVLGPSLFGLYFPELSAFIFPKESLGNLQFLSQIGLILFMYIVGMELDLSVLRKKAHDAVVISHASIIIPFALGVGLSYFIYKEFAPEGIQFSSFALFIAIAMSITAFPVLARIVQERNLHKTKIGTVVITCAAADDITAWCILAAVIAVVKAGSFSGSIFVIIMAIVYVFIMIKAVRPFLHRIAESQKGKGFISKALVAVFFLILIISSYATEVIGIHALFGAFMAGAIMPENVKFRNLFIEKIEDVALVLLLPLFFVFTGLRTQVGLLNDPHLWKIGGFIILTAVIGKFVGSALTAKFLKLSWKDSLTIGALMNTRGLTELIVLNIGYDLGVLGPELFTMLVIMALFTTFMTGPCLDIINYFFKGKKSSLEEEEHDENDSKYRVLLSFETPESGSILLKLADNLTHKMNGNKSVTAMNIAPVDELHAFDIDNFEKEQFKNVIETSQELQLEVTTLFKASTDIENDLTNISNKGNYDLLLIMLGKSMYEGSLLGRLLGFTTKIINPEKLLNTVKGKSNIFNNSPFDDSTLQILDNTNIPVGVLVDRDFNSADRVFIPIFNLSDFYLLEYAKRLINNNNSQIIILDVAGQIRNNIEVKELIRSIEQVAPNHITLYNEKQIEKEFLQSQDLMLISKKSWRGLIDSKSLWLSDIPSTLIISNP; this is translated from the coding sequence ATGGGGAAATATAGAAATATTATTTTTTATGTAGCAACGATTATCTTTTTCTCAGCATTGATGTATTGGTTTTTTGTGGAAGGAAAAACCCTTGAAATAGGAGAAAATATTCCACCAAGCAAAGTTACCGGAAATACAATGTGGGAAAACTTCACCGATTCTTTTTTATCTAATCTGCATCATCCTTTAGCACTTTTACTGGCACAGATTGTTACCATTATTTTGGTTGCAAAATTATTTGGCTGGATTTGTGTGAAACTGAAACAGCCTTCCGTAATTGGAGAAATGATTGCAGGAATTGTTTTAGGACCTTCACTTTTCGGATTATATTTTCCTGAACTTTCAGCGTTTATTTTTCCGAAAGAATCATTAGGGAACTTGCAGTTTTTAAGTCAGATCGGTTTGATTCTCTTCATGTATATTGTAGGAATGGAGCTTGATTTAAGCGTTTTAAGAAAAAAAGCGCACGATGCAGTCGTAATCAGTCATGCAAGTATCATCATTCCTTTTGCATTGGGAGTTGGTCTGTCTTATTTTATTTATAAAGAATTTGCTCCGGAAGGAATTCAGTTCAGTTCCTTTGCTTTATTTATAGCGATTGCGATGAGTATTACCGCATTTCCGGTTCTCGCCAGAATTGTACAGGAAAGAAATTTACATAAAACAAAAATAGGAACCGTAGTTATTACCTGTGCTGCAGCCGATGATATTACAGCCTGGTGTATTTTAGCGGCCGTAATTGCAGTTGTAAAAGCAGGATCTTTTTCGGGATCAATTTTCGTGATCATCATGGCGATTGTTTATGTTTTCATCATGATCAAAGCAGTGAGACCATTCTTACACAGAATTGCAGAATCTCAGAAAGGAAAAGGTTTTATCAGCAAAGCATTGGTTGCCGTATTTTTCTTAATTCTTATTATTTCTTCGTACGCAACAGAAGTTATCGGGATCCATGCATTATTCGGCGCATTTATGGCAGGTGCAATTATGCCTGAAAATGTAAAATTCAGAAACTTATTCATCGAAAAAATAGAAGATGTTGCCTTGGTATTATTGCTTCCGCTTTTCTTTGTATTTACAGGTTTAAGAACACAAGTCGGATTATTAAATGATCCACACCTTTGGAAAATAGGCGGATTTATTATTCTTACAGCCGTTATCGGAAAATTTGTAGGAAGTGCATTGACCGCTAAATTTTTAAAACTAAGCTGGAAAGATAGCCTTACAATCGGTGCATTGATGAATACAAGAGGTTTAACCGAACTTATCGTTTTGAATATCGGTTACGACCTTGGAGTTTTAGGTCCCGAATTATTTACGATGTTGGTCATCATGGCGTTATTTACCACCTTTATGACCGGACCTTGTCTTGACATTATTAATTATTTCTTTAAAGGTAAAAAATCGTCACTGGAAGAAGAGGAACATGATGAAAACGATTCAAAATACAGAGTTCTTTTATCTTTTGAAACCCCAGAATCAGGAAGTATATTACTGAAACTTGCCGATAATCTTACGCATAAAATGAATGGTAATAAAAGTGTAACTGCAATGAATATCGCTCCTGTTGATGAATTGCATGCTTTTGATATCGATAATTTTGAGAAAGAACAGTTTAAAAACGTGATCGAAACTTCGCAGGAACTTCAGCTTGAGGTCACTACCCTTTTCAAAGCTTCCACAGATATTGAAAATGATCTGACAAATATTTCAAACAAAGGAAATTATGATCTTCTTTTGATTATGCTCGGAAAATCGATGTATGAAGGAAGTTTGCTTGGAAGACTTTTAGGTTTCACCACAAAAATTATTAATCCTGAAAAATTATTGAACACCGTAAAAGGAAAAAGCAATATTTTCAACAATTCACCATTCGACGATTCTACTTTGCAGATTTTAGATAACACCAATATTCCTGTCGGAGTTTTGGTAGACAGAGACTTTAATTCGGCAGACAGAGTATTCATTCCTATCTTTAATTTAAGTGATTTTTATTTGCTTGAATACGCAAAAAGATTGATTAACAATAACAATTCACAGATCATTATTCTCGATGTTGCAGGACAGATCAGAAACAATATTGAAGTGAAAGAACTCATCAGAAGCATCGAACAGGTTGCACCCAATCACATCACTTTATATAACGAAAAACAGATTGAAAAGGAGTTTTTACAGTCTCAGGATTTAATGTTAATCAGCAAAAAAAGCTGGAGAGGTTTGATAGATTCTAAAAGTCTTTGGTTGTCGGATATTCCTTCAACACTGATTATTTCAAATCCTTAA